The Pseudomonas sp. G2-4 genome window below encodes:
- a CDS encoding gamma carbonic anhydrase family protein has protein sequence MKYRLGDARVETHPQSWVAPNATLVGKVRLEEGANVWFNAVLRGDNELILIGKNSNVQDGTVMHTDMGFPLTIGTGVTIGHNAMLHGCTVDDYSLIGINAVILNGAKIGKHCIIGANSLIGENKEIPDGSLVMGSPGKVVRELTEAQKNMLEASAAHYVHNSQRYARDLAEQEP, from the coding sequence ATGAAATACCGCCTGGGCGATGCCCGTGTCGAAACCCACCCACAAAGCTGGGTCGCGCCCAATGCCACGCTGGTGGGCAAGGTCCGCCTTGAAGAGGGCGCCAATGTCTGGTTCAACGCCGTGCTGCGCGGCGACAACGAATTGATCCTGATCGGCAAGAACAGCAATGTGCAGGACGGCACGGTGATGCACACCGACATGGGCTTCCCGCTGACCATCGGCACCGGCGTGACCATCGGCCATAACGCCATGCTCCACGGCTGCACAGTGGACGACTACAGCCTCATCGGCATCAACGCGGTGATCCTCAACGGCGCGAAGATCGGCAAGCACTGCATCATCGGCGCCAATTCGCTGATCGGCGAAAACAAAGAGATTCCCGACGGATCCCTGGTGATGGGCTCGCCTGGCAAGGTCGTGCGGGAATTGACTGAAGCCCAGAAGAACATGCTCGAGGCCAGCGCGGCGCACTATGTGCACAACTCACAGCGCTACGCCCGCGACCTGGCCGAGCAAGAGCCATGA
- a CDS encoding CoA pyrophosphatase, whose product MLDELLHRVSNHTPRTLETDRRFPEAAVLVPITRSDEPELVLTLRASGLSTHGGEVAFPGGRRDPEDPDLIFTALREAEEEIGLPPGLVEVIGPLSPLISLHGIKVTPYVGVIPDYVEYLANDAEIAAVFSVPLEFFRKDPREHTHRIDYQGHSWYVPSYRFGEYKIWGLTAIMIVELVNLMFDAGIDLHKPPKSFINT is encoded by the coding sequence ATGCTGGACGAGCTACTGCATCGAGTAAGCAACCATACCCCGCGAACCCTGGAGACCGACCGACGTTTTCCTGAAGCGGCGGTGCTGGTGCCGATTACCCGCAGTGACGAACCGGAACTGGTCCTGACCCTGCGCGCCAGCGGCCTGTCGACCCATGGCGGCGAAGTGGCATTCCCCGGCGGGCGTCGCGACCCGGAAGACCCGGACCTGATCTTCACTGCCCTGCGCGAAGCCGAGGAAGAAATCGGTCTGCCCCCCGGCCTGGTGGAAGTGATCGGTCCCCTCAGCCCACTGATTTCGTTGCATGGCATCAAGGTCACGCCGTATGTCGGGGTGATCCCGGATTACGTCGAGTACCTGGCCAACGATGCCGAGATCGCCGCGGTGTTCAGCGTGCCGCTGGAGTTTTTCCGCAAGGACCCGCGCGAACACACGCACCGCATCGATTACCAGGGCCACAGTTGGTACGTGCCCAGCTATCGCTTTGGCGAATACAAGATCTGGGGGTTGACGGCGATCATGATCGTCGAACTGGTCAACCTGATGTTCGACGCTGGCATCGACCTGCACAAACCGCCCAAGAGTTTCATCAATACCTGA
- a CDS encoding NUDIX hydrolase, producing the protein MKFCSQCGNPVIQRIPEGDSRLRFVCDTCHTIHYQNPNIVAGCVPTWGSKVLLCRRAIEPRRGYWTLPAGFMENGETVEQAAVRETAEEACARVRNLSIYTLIDVPHISQVHVFFRAELVDEDFAAGPESLEVKLFDEADIPWDELAFRTVGRTLEYFYADRRAEDYPVRSESIPPLAQPANT; encoded by the coding sequence ATGAAATTCTGCAGCCAGTGCGGTAACCCAGTGATCCAGCGCATACCCGAGGGCGACTCGCGCCTGCGCTTTGTGTGCGACACCTGCCACACCATCCATTACCAGAACCCCAACATCGTGGCCGGTTGCGTACCGACCTGGGGCAGCAAAGTCTTGTTGTGCCGGCGAGCCATCGAGCCAAGGCGTGGTTACTGGACGCTGCCGGCGGGGTTCATGGAGAACGGCGAAACGGTCGAACAGGCGGCCGTGCGCGAAACCGCCGAAGAAGCCTGCGCCCGGGTGCGAAATTTAAGCATCTATACGCTGATCGACGTACCGCACATCAGCCAAGTGCATGTATTCTTCCGCGCCGAACTGGTGGACGAGGATTTCGCCGCTGGGCCCGAGAGCCTGGAAGTGAAACTGTTCGACGAAGCGGACATTCCTTGGGATGAACTGGCTTTCCGCACGGTGGGCCGTACCCTGGAATATTTCTACGCGGACCGACGAGCCGAGGATTACCCGGTGCGATCCGAATCGATTCCGCCACTGGCTCAGCCTGCCAATACATAA
- a CDS encoding L,D-transpeptidase family protein, whose translation MRWLLVLFCLSFTAVSQASALGTYNGKTIEKVLVLKSAHQLQLINDGKPLKTYRISLGKGAKKGPKLIEGDKRTPEGFYWIDWRKTSDRFYLSMHISYPNISDSARARREGVEPGGMIMIHGTPDTEENPEQLFHTLDWTDGCIAMRNVDMREVWNLVPDGTMIEIRP comes from the coding sequence ATGCGCTGGTTGCTTGTCTTGTTCTGCTTGTCGTTCACCGCTGTGTCCCAGGCTTCTGCGCTGGGAACCTACAACGGCAAGACCATCGAAAAAGTGTTGGTGCTCAAGTCCGCCCATCAATTGCAATTGATCAACGACGGCAAGCCGCTCAAGACCTATCGCATTTCCCTGGGCAAGGGCGCCAAGAAAGGCCCCAAGCTGATCGAAGGCGACAAGCGCACACCCGAGGGTTTCTACTGGATCGACTGGCGCAAGACCAGCGACCGCTTCTACCTGTCGATGCACATTTCCTACCCCAACATCAGCGACTCCGCCCGCGCCCGCCGCGAAGGCGTGGAACCGGGGGGCATGATCATGATCCACGGCACCCCGGATACGGAAGAAAACCCTGAACAGTTGTTCCATACCTTGGACTGGACTGATGGCTGTATTGCCATGCGCAACGTGGATATGCGCGAGGTTTGGAACCTGGTGCCGGATGGCACCATGATCGAGATTCGCCCGTAG
- a CDS encoding GntR family transcriptional regulator, giving the protein MNDILALRPDDTQPTPLYLQLARNLETAIHAGQWKAEQAMPSERSLSEQLGISRVTARKALEVLFEQGLIRRNQGSGTFITPRLEQPLSRLSGFSEMLRLKGFVPGSQWLERDITPPTHEELIRLGLSPTDKVARLKRLRKADDTVMAIEMSTLPASIIPKPQAVGDSLYAFLDSIGKPVVRALQHIQAINASDEFAALVGIAPGTAMLLMTRVGYLEDNTPIEVTDTYCRNDYYDFVAELRR; this is encoded by the coding sequence ATGAACGACATCCTGGCCCTGCGCCCCGACGACACTCAACCCACGCCGCTGTACCTGCAGCTGGCGCGCAATCTGGAGACGGCGATTCATGCCGGCCAGTGGAAAGCCGAGCAGGCGATGCCGTCCGAGCGCAGCTTGAGCGAGCAACTGGGCATTTCCCGGGTCACTGCGCGCAAGGCGTTGGAGGTGTTGTTCGAACAAGGGCTGATCCGCCGCAACCAGGGTTCCGGGACGTTCATCACTCCGCGCCTGGAACAACCGCTGTCACGCCTCAGCGGCTTCAGCGAGATGCTGCGGCTCAAGGGTTTCGTGCCTGGCTCCCAATGGCTGGAGCGGGACATCACCCCGCCGACCCACGAAGAATTGATCCGCCTGGGCCTGTCACCCACCGACAAAGTCGCGCGGCTCAAGCGCCTGCGCAAAGCCGATGACACGGTCATGGCCATCGAGATGAGCACCCTGCCCGCCTCGATCATTCCCAAGCCACAGGCAGTGGGCGATTCGCTCTACGCATTTCTCGACAGCATCGGCAAGCCGGTGGTGCGCGCCCTGCAACACATCCAGGCGATCAACGCCTCGGACGAGTTCGCCGCCCTGGTGGGCATCGCCCCCGGCACCGCGATGTTGCTGATGACCCGGGTCGGCTACCTGGAAGACAACACCCCCATCGAAGTCACCGACACCTATTGCCGCAACGACTACTACGACTTTGTCGCAGAGCTGCGGCGCTAG
- the nagA gene encoding N-acetylglucosamine-6-phosphate deacetylase, whose amino-acid sequence MSEDNILTANGWVRGRLIHRHGKVVSIEGQPCDPTRNDLPYLLPGFIDLHVHGGGGKDIMQGASAFETITRTHVRFGTTALLATTMTAPSEEIASVLQALGEFCEQRPNGSARVLGVHLEGPYINPGKLGAQPNFAHTALMAEVESYLALAPIRVITIAPEIAGHDALIRALSAKGVRMQIGHTLGSYEEGVAALAAGASSFTHLYNAMSPLHHREPGIVGAALAHAQYAELIPDLLHVHPGAMRVALRSIPCLYCVTDSTAAAGMPDGEYKLGSHTVTKCLGGVRLADGTLAGSTLTMDQALRNLVKIGLPIAEASQRLSQFPADYLGLPERGRLQPGAWADCVRLDRSLTLTDVMVEGEAIDFKNA is encoded by the coding sequence ATGTCCGAAGACAATATCCTCACCGCCAATGGCTGGGTTCGCGGCCGCCTGATCCATAGGCACGGCAAAGTCGTGTCCATCGAAGGCCAGCCGTGCGATCCGACCCGCAATGACTTGCCCTACCTGCTGCCCGGTTTCATCGACTTGCACGTCCACGGCGGTGGCGGCAAGGACATCATGCAAGGCGCCTCGGCATTCGAAACCATCACCCGCACCCACGTGCGTTTCGGCACCACCGCGCTGCTGGCCACGACCATGACCGCGCCCAGTGAAGAGATCGCCAGCGTGCTGCAGGCCCTCGGTGAGTTCTGTGAGCAACGCCCGAACGGCAGCGCCCGGGTCCTGGGTGTGCACTTGGAAGGCCCTTACATCAACCCCGGCAAACTCGGCGCCCAACCGAATTTCGCCCACACCGCGCTGATGGCCGAGGTGGAGAGCTATCTGGCCCTGGCGCCGATCCGAGTGATTACCATCGCCCCGGAAATCGCCGGTCACGATGCCTTGATCCGCGCCCTCAGTGCCAAGGGCGTGCGCATGCAGATCGGCCATACCTTGGGCAGCTACGAAGAAGGCGTCGCGGCGTTGGCCGCCGGGGCCAGCAGTTTCACCCATTTGTATAACGCCATGAGCCCGCTGCATCACCGTGAACCGGGCATCGTCGGCGCGGCGCTGGCCCACGCCCAGTACGCCGAACTGATCCCGGACTTGCTCCACGTGCACCCCGGCGCCATGCGCGTGGCCTTGCGCTCGATTCCGTGCCTGTACTGCGTCACCGATTCCACCGCCGCCGCCGGCATGCCCGACGGTGAATACAAGCTGGGCAGCCACACCGTGACCAAGTGTCTGGGCGGTGTGCGTCTGGCCGATGGCACGCTGGCCGGCAGCACCCTGACCATGGACCAGGCCCTGCGCAACCTGGTGAAAATCGGTCTGCCCATCGCCGAAGCCTCCCAGCGCCTGTCGCAATTTCCCGCCGATTACCTCGGCCTGCCCGAGCGTGGCCGCTTGCAGCCGGGCGCCTGGGCCGACTGCGTGCGCCTTGACCGTTCCCTGACCCTGACCGACGTGATGGTCGAAGGAGAAGCCATTGACTTCAAAAATGCTTGA
- a CDS encoding SIS domain-containing protein has protein sequence MTSKMLEEALASWEAVERQLQQLDPALGEIAGRLRRQPPQVAMTVARGSSDHAASYFAYLTMQQLGIPVASLPMSVVTMQQAPLKVSGQVAFAFSQSGQSPDLVNSLRLLRKRGALSVALVNATDSPLEAACEFSVPLCAGVESSVAATKSFIATLSASARLVAHWKDDAELLDAGSALPEGLREAARQDWRAAVEALRDCQRLMVIGRGAGFAIAQEAALKFKETSAIQAEAFSSAEVRHGPMALINENYPLLVFAPRGAEQAGVLSLAADMRQRGARVLLAAPDDIAERDLTLTRAEHPSLDPILAIQSFYGMAASLAVARGLDPDQPRHLSKVTRTH, from the coding sequence TTGACTTCAAAAATGCTTGAAGAGGCCCTGGCCTCGTGGGAAGCCGTCGAGCGCCAGTTGCAGCAACTGGACCCGGCCCTTGGGGAAATCGCCGGACGCCTGCGCCGTCAGCCGCCGCAAGTGGCGATGACCGTCGCCCGCGGCAGCTCCGACCACGCCGCCAGCTACTTCGCCTACCTCACCATGCAGCAACTGGGCATCCCGGTGGCCTCGTTGCCGATGTCGGTGGTGACCATGCAACAGGCGCCGCTGAAGGTCAGCGGCCAGGTGGCATTTGCGTTCTCCCAATCGGGACAGAGCCCGGACCTGGTGAACAGCCTGCGCCTGCTGCGCAAACGTGGCGCCTTGAGCGTAGCCCTGGTCAACGCCACCGATTCCCCTCTGGAGGCGGCGTGTGAATTCAGCGTGCCGCTGTGCGCCGGCGTCGAAAGCAGCGTCGCCGCCACCAAGAGTTTCATCGCCACCCTCAGCGCCAGTGCGCGGCTGGTGGCGCACTGGAAGGACGACGCCGAGTTGCTCGATGCCGGCAGCGCCCTGCCCGAAGGTTTGCGCGAGGCCGCCCGCCAGGATTGGCGCGCCGCCGTCGAAGCCCTGCGCGACTGCCAGCGGTTGATGGTGATCGGCCGCGGCGCCGGGTTCGCCATCGCCCAGGAAGCGGCGCTCAAGTTCAAGGAGACCTCGGCGATCCAGGCCGAAGCCTTCAGCAGCGCCGAGGTTCGTCATGGGCCGATGGCGCTGATCAATGAAAACTACCCGCTGCTGGTGTTCGCCCCGCGCGGTGCCGAACAGGCCGGCGTGCTGAGCTTGGCGGCGGACATGCGCCAGCGCGGCGCCCGGGTGTTGCTGGCGGCGCCGGATGACATCGCCGAACGCGACCTGACGCTGACCCGCGCCGAACACCCGTCCCTGGACCCGATCCTGGCGATCCAGAGCTTTTATGGGATGGCCGCAAGCCTGGCCGTGGCCCGAGGTTTGGACCCGGATCAACCACGGCATCTGAGCAAGGTCACCCGTACGCACTGA
- the ptsP gene encoding phosphoenolpyruvate--protein phosphotransferase, with protein MPNNNKELTLSAPLSGPVLTLANVPDAVFASGAMGDGIAIDPLNDTLYAPCDGEVIHVARTGHAVTLRADNGAELLLHLGLDTVELQGDGFSMLVKEGARVSNGQPLLRYDVDKVALRCKSLVSLVVITNGEHFQARPITLKGVKVGEPLLHILAKAPGETRHADQDIGSEVFGQVRIAHRGGLHARPAALIRQTAQGFKSRSQLHFQGKSASCDSVMGMMGLAITEQAQVHVSCRGSDAEAALQALLAILSTALAEEAHAVAPVIKAQRRSAEEGVLHGVCAAPGLVTGPLVRLNGIQLPQDPGGHDVEEQRQRLDSALSQVSGEIHLTLENAKTRRHRDEEAIFSAHLALLEDPVLLDAAHLFIEQGSAATHAWSRAIDGQCQVLQQLGSTLLAERANDLRDLRQRVLRALLGEAWQFDVAAGAIVAAEELTPSDLLQLSAQGVAGVCMAEGGATSHVAILARGKGLPCLVALGETLLAQAPGQVVVLDADGGRLELTPTAERLAQVHQEQVRQTGRRAEQQTLAHTPARTIDGVTVEVAANVASSADAAQALANGADGVGLLRTEFLFVDRHTAPDEEEQRQAYQAVLEAMGDKPVIIRTIDVGGDKHLDYLPLPSEANPVLGLRGIRLAQVRPELLDQQLRALLQSRPLSRCRILLPMVTEVDELLHIRQRLDALATEMGLSERPQLGVMIEVPAAALLAEQLAEHADFLSIGTNDLSQYTLAMDRDHAGLAARVDALHPALLRLIAQTCTGAAKYGRWVGVCGALASDPLATPVLIGLGVRELSVSPPQIGAIKDRVRHLDAAQCARLSGELLNLGSAAAVRQACRQHWPLG; from the coding sequence ATGCCCAACAACAATAAAGAGCTGACCCTCAGCGCCCCGCTCAGCGGCCCGGTGCTCACCCTCGCCAATGTCCCGGACGCGGTGTTCGCCAGCGGCGCCATGGGCGACGGGATCGCCATCGACCCGCTGAACGACACCCTCTACGCACCCTGCGACGGTGAAGTGATTCACGTCGCCCGCACCGGCCATGCCGTGACCCTGCGGGCCGACAACGGCGCCGAACTGTTGCTGCACCTGGGCCTGGACACGGTCGAACTGCAAGGCGACGGGTTTTCCATGCTGGTCAAGGAAGGCGCGCGGGTCAGCAACGGCCAGCCGCTGCTGCGGTATGACGTGGACAAAGTGGCCCTGCGCTGCAAGAGCCTGGTCAGCCTGGTGGTCATCACCAATGGCGAGCACTTCCAGGCGCGGCCCATCACCCTCAAGGGGGTGAAGGTCGGCGAACCGCTGCTGCATATCCTCGCCAAGGCCCCTGGCGAAACTCGCCACGCTGACCAGGACATCGGCAGCGAAGTCTTCGGCCAGGTCCGCATCGCCCATCGCGGCGGCCTGCACGCCCGGCCGGCGGCGCTGATTCGTCAGACCGCCCAGGGTTTCAAGAGCCGCTCGCAGCTGCACTTCCAAGGCAAGTCGGCGTCCTGCGACAGCGTGATGGGGATGATGGGCCTGGCCATTACCGAACAGGCGCAAGTGCACGTCAGTTGTCGAGGCAGCGATGCCGAGGCGGCCCTGCAAGCTTTGCTGGCGATCTTATCCACAGCCTTGGCCGAAGAAGCCCATGCCGTCGCACCCGTAATCAAAGCGCAACGCCGTAGCGCCGAAGAGGGTGTGCTGCACGGCGTATGTGCCGCCCCCGGCCTGGTGACCGGGCCGCTGGTTCGGTTGAATGGCATTCAGTTGCCCCAGGACCCTGGCGGCCATGATGTCGAAGAGCAGCGACAACGCTTGGACAGCGCCTTGTCCCAGGTCAGTGGCGAAATCCACCTCACCCTTGAAAACGCCAAGACCCGACGCCACCGCGACGAAGAAGCGATCTTCAGCGCTCATCTGGCCCTGCTGGAAGACCCAGTGTTGCTGGACGCCGCCCACCTCTTTATCGAACAAGGCAGCGCCGCGACCCACGCCTGGAGCCGCGCCATCGACGGGCAATGCCAGGTGCTGCAGCAGCTGGGCAGCACGCTGCTGGCCGAGCGCGCCAACGATTTACGCGATCTGCGCCAACGGGTCCTGCGGGCGTTGCTGGGCGAGGCCTGGCAATTCGACGTGGCGGCGGGCGCCATCGTCGCCGCCGAGGAACTGACCCCGTCGGATCTGCTGCAACTCAGCGCCCAAGGCGTGGCCGGCGTGTGCATGGCCGAGGGCGGCGCAACCTCCCACGTGGCGATCCTGGCCCGAGGCAAAGGCTTGCCGTGCCTGGTGGCGCTGGGTGAAACACTGCTTGCCCAGGCGCCGGGGCAAGTGGTGGTGCTGGACGCCGATGGCGGCCGCCTCGAACTCACGCCCACGGCCGAGCGCCTGGCCCAGGTGCATCAGGAACAAGTCCGCCAAACCGGCCGACGCGCCGAGCAACAAACCCTCGCCCACACACCGGCCCGCACCATCGATGGCGTAACCGTGGAAGTGGCGGCCAACGTTGCCTCCAGCGCCGATGCAGCCCAGGCCTTGGCAAATGGTGCCGACGGCGTTGGTTTGTTGCGCACGGAATTTCTCTTCGTCGACCGTCACACCGCCCCTGACGAAGAGGAACAACGCCAGGCCTATCAAGCCGTGCTCGAGGCCATGGGCGACAAGCCGGTGATCATCCGTACCATCGACGTCGGCGGCGACAAGCATCTGGATTACCTGCCCCTGCCGAGCGAAGCCAACCCGGTGCTCGGCCTGCGCGGCATTCGTCTGGCCCAGGTGCGGCCGGAGCTGCTGGACCAGCAACTGCGGGCCTTGCTGCAAAGCCGTCCCTTGAGCCGCTGCCGGATCCTGTTGCCGATGGTTACTGAGGTCGACGAGCTGCTGCACATCCGCCAACGCCTCGATGCCCTCGCCACGGAAATGGGCTTGAGCGAACGCCCGCAACTGGGGGTGATGATCGAAGTGCCCGCCGCCGCGTTGCTGGCCGAACAGTTGGCCGAGCACGCGGACTTCCTGTCCATCGGCACCAACGACCTGTCGCAATACACCCTGGCCATGGACCGCGACCACGCCGGCCTCGCCGCCCGGGTCGATGCCCTGCACCCGGCGCTGCTGCGGCTGATCGCCCAGACCTGTACCGGCGCGGCGAAGTACGGCCGTTGGGTTGGCGTGTGCGGCGCCCTGGCCTCCGATCCACTGGCTACGCCGGTGCTGATCGGGCTGGGGGTACGCGAGTTATCGGTCAGCCCGCCGCAGATCGGCGCAATCAAGGACCGCGTGCGTCACCTCGACGCCGCCCAGTGCGCTCGCCTCAGCGGCGAACTGTTGAACCTGGGCAGTGCCGCCGCCGTGCGCCAGGCCTGTCGTCAACACTGGCCCCTGGGCTGA
- the nagE gene encoding N-acetylglucosamine-specific PTS transporter subunit IIBC — protein MYQHFIEGLQRLGRALMLPIAILPIAGLLLRLGDTDLLNIAIIHDAGQAIFANLPLIFSIGIAVGFARDNNGTAGLAGAIGYLVMIATLKVLDASINMGMLAGIISGLLAGALYNRFKDIKLPEYLAFFGGRRFVPIVTGFSAVGLGVVFGLIWPPIQQGINSFGALLMESGSFGAFVFGVFNRLLIVTGLHHILNNMAWFIFGSFTDPQTGAVVTGDLTRYFAGDPNGGQFMTGMFPVMLFGLPAACLAMYRNALPQRRKVMGGILLSMALTSFLTGVTEPIEFAFMFLAPLLFLLHALLTGLSMAITDWLNIRLGFTFSGGFIDMVLGWGKSNNGWLVVPVGLVYAVIYYTVFDFCIRRFDLKTPGREEVPAGDKPVIAQNQRAGAYIEALGGADNLITVGACTTRLRLDMVDRNKASDAQLKALGAMAVVRPGNGGSLQVVVGPMADSIADEIRLALPSSDRPAAAPVATVVEPATATSVSEVEAQQWLDALGGGGNVLQLDCVAMSRLRVRLADGKRLSESGLKALGCQGVSSLEGGVWHLLLGEKAPGLWQVLEGVVVSRQVDVKA, from the coding sequence ATGTACCAGCATTTCATCGAAGGGCTGCAACGCCTTGGCCGGGCACTGATGCTGCCCATCGCGATCCTGCCCATCGCCGGCCTGTTGCTGCGCCTGGGCGACACCGATCTTTTGAACATCGCCATCATCCACGATGCCGGCCAGGCAATTTTTGCCAACCTGCCGCTGATCTTCTCCATCGGCATCGCCGTGGGCTTCGCCCGGGACAACAACGGTACGGCGGGGTTGGCCGGGGCCATCGGTTATCTGGTGATGATCGCCACCCTGAAGGTGCTCGATGCCAGCATCAACATGGGCATGCTCGCCGGGATTATCAGTGGCCTGCTGGCCGGTGCGCTGTACAACCGTTTCAAGGACATCAAGCTGCCGGAATACCTGGCGTTCTTTGGTGGGCGGCGCTTCGTGCCGATTGTCACCGGCTTCAGCGCGGTGGGCCTGGGGGTGGTGTTCGGCCTGATCTGGCCGCCGATCCAGCAGGGCATCAACAGTTTTGGTGCCTTGCTGATGGAAAGCGGCAGTTTCGGTGCCTTCGTGTTCGGCGTGTTCAACCGGCTGCTGATCGTCACCGGCCTGCACCACATCCTCAATAACATGGCCTGGTTCATCTTCGGCAGCTTCACCGATCCGCAAACCGGCGCGGTGGTCACCGGCGACCTGACCCGCTACTTTGCCGGCGACCCGAATGGCGGCCAGTTCATGACCGGTATGTTCCCGGTGATGCTCTTCGGCCTGCCCGCCGCGTGCCTGGCGATGTACCGCAATGCCCTGCCCCAGCGGCGCAAAGTCATGGGTGGGATTCTGTTGTCCATGGCGCTGACTTCGTTCCTCACGGGCGTTACCGAACCGATTGAGTTCGCCTTCATGTTCCTCGCGCCGCTGCTATTTCTATTGCATGCCTTGCTCACCGGGCTGTCGATGGCGATCACCGATTGGCTGAACATCCGCCTGGGCTTTACCTTCTCCGGCGGCTTCATCGACATGGTGCTCGGTTGGGGCAAGTCGAATAACGGCTGGCTGGTGGTGCCGGTGGGACTGGTCTATGCGGTGATCTATTACACAGTGTTCGACTTCTGCATCCGCCGCTTCGACCTGAAAACCCCTGGGCGTGAAGAAGTGCCGGCGGGCGACAAACCGGTCATCGCCCAGAACCAACGGGCCGGGGCCTACATCGAAGCACTCGGCGGTGCCGACAACCTGATCACCGTCGGCGCCTGCACCACGCGGTTGCGGTTGGACATGGTGGATCGCAACAAGGCGTCCGATGCGCAACTCAAGGCCCTGGGCGCCATGGCCGTGGTGCGCCCCGGCAATGGCGGGAGTTTGCAGGTGGTGGTGGGGCCGATGGCCGACAGCATCGCCGATGAAATCCGCCTGGCACTGCCCTCCTCCGACCGCCCTGCCGCTGCGCCCGTGGCCACGGTGGTTGAACCGGCCACAGCGACCAGCGTGTCCGAGGTTGAAGCGCAACAGTGGCTGGATGCGCTGGGTGGCGGTGGCAATGTGTTGCAGCTCGATTGCGTGGCGATGAGCCGGTTGCGGGTGCGCCTGGCCGATGGCAAAAGACTGTCGGAAAGCGGGCTCAAGGCGCTGGGATGCCAGGGGGTCAGCTCGTTGGAGGGGGGTGTCTGGCACCTGTTGCTCGGGGAAAAAGCGCCGGGGTTGTGGCAGGTGTTGGAGGGGGTGGTGGTGAGCCGTCAGGTGGATGTGAAGGCCTGA
- a CDS encoding YqfO family protein: MYKLCFFVPASHVDVVKSAVFAAGGGRIGDYEHCAWQVLGLGQFRPLDGSQPFIGEAGQVEQVEEWKVELVVADELIRGVVEALKQSHPYETPAYEVWRLEDF; encoded by the coding sequence GTGTACAAGCTCTGCTTCTTCGTCCCGGCCAGCCATGTGGACGTGGTCAAAAGCGCCGTATTCGCTGCCGGTGGCGGGCGAATCGGCGACTATGAGCACTGCGCCTGGCAAGTCCTGGGCCTGGGCCAGTTTCGCCCGTTGGACGGCAGCCAGCCGTTCATTGGCGAGGCGGGGCAGGTCGAGCAGGTCGAGGAATGGAAAGTGGAGCTTGTCGTTGCCGATGAGCTGATTCGTGGGGTAGTGGAGGCGTTGAAACAGAGCCATCCCTACGAAACGCCGGCTTATGAAGTGTGGCGGTTGGAGGATTTTTGA